The following proteins are co-located in the Longimicrobium sp. genome:
- a CDS encoding PilT/PilU family type 4a pilus ATPase — translation MDTPTQGVEPIAGGDFQQAVGRIIATAVQRGASDLHIKAGDVFRARIHGALVPLTKQRLSPEQTRAIALQLIPRDRDRAQIDELNDYDCSWGIPGVGRFRVNILRQRGSFMIVMRVIPFEIPTFEGLGLPPVLEKITANERGLVLVTGVTGSGKSSTQAAMIGHMNQHMRRHVVTLENPIEFLHRDLNCSITQRDVGIDTDSFRVGLRAALRQDPDVIQIGEMRDAETIDIALKAAETGHLVISTVHTRDAASTISRLVATFPPEEQQMARLRLAESLQAVVSQRLLPAKDGKGRVLAAEVMVVTGTIRDCIADPERVEEIREHIAEGRTTYGMQTFDQCLMELVQADRVDYSIAKAAATNPGDFELKLNMLSGRGGGATSAFY, via the coding sequence GTGGACACCCCAACGCAGGGCGTGGAGCCGATTGCCGGCGGCGACTTCCAGCAGGCGGTCGGGCGCATCATCGCCACGGCCGTGCAGCGCGGCGCCAGCGACCTGCACATCAAGGCCGGCGACGTCTTCCGCGCGCGCATCCACGGCGCCCTCGTGCCGCTCACCAAGCAGCGCCTGTCGCCCGAGCAGACGCGCGCCATCGCCCTGCAGCTCATCCCGCGCGACCGCGACCGCGCGCAGATCGACGAGCTGAACGACTACGACTGCTCCTGGGGGATCCCGGGGGTGGGGCGCTTCCGCGTGAACATCCTCCGCCAGCGGGGGAGCTTCATGATCGTGATGCGGGTGATCCCCTTCGAGATCCCCACCTTCGAGGGGCTCGGCCTGCCGCCCGTCCTCGAAAAGATCACGGCCAACGAGCGCGGGCTGGTGCTGGTGACGGGCGTCACGGGCTCCGGCAAGAGCTCCACGCAGGCGGCGATGATCGGCCACATGAACCAGCACATGCGCCGCCACGTGGTCACCCTGGAGAACCCGATCGAGTTCCTTCACCGCGACCTCAACTGCTCCATCACGCAGCGCGACGTGGGGATCGACACGGACTCCTTTCGCGTGGGCCTGCGCGCCGCCCTGCGCCAGGACCCGGACGTCATCCAGATCGGCGAGATGCGCGACGCGGAGACGATCGACATCGCGCTCAAGGCCGCCGAGACGGGCCACCTGGTGATCTCCACCGTCCACACGCGCGACGCCGCCTCCACCATCTCGCGCCTGGTCGCCACCTTTCCGCCGGAGGAGCAGCAGATGGCGCGGCTGCGCCTCGCCGAGTCGCTCCAGGCTGTCGTGTCGCAGCGCCTGCTCCCCGCCAAGGATGGCAAGGGCCGCGTCCTGGCCGCCGAGGTGATGGTCGTCACGGGCACCATCCGCGACTGCATCGCCGATCCGGAGCGCGTGGAGGAGATCCGCGAGCACATCGCGGAGGGGCGCACGACGTACGGGATGCAGACCTTCGACCAGTGCCTGATGGAGCTCGTCCAGGCGGACCGCGTGGACTACTCGATCGCCAAGGCCGCCGCCACCAACCCGGGCGACTTCGAGCTGAAGCTGAACATGCTCTCCGGGCGCGGCGGCGGGGCCACGAGTGCGTTCTACTGA